From the Cytophagia bacterium CHB2 genome, the window AGCGCTGGAGACTGTGCTGGCCGAGCTTAATAACCTACAGGTCGATGCGATTCTCTGCCTCGGTGATGTAGTGGGTTACGGCCCCGACCCGGACGAATGTGTCAAGCTTGTGCAGGCGCACACTACTGTTTGTTTGATGGGCAACCACGATGAAGCCAGCTTGGGCGACACGGATTTGAGTTTCTTCAACTATGTCGCGCGCGAAGCCATCGAATGGACCAGCGAACATTTGAACCCGGACTCGAAGCGCTTCTTGCGCCAACTGCCTTATACCTACGAGTTGGATAATCATTTGTTCGTGCATGCTTCGCCGCATGAACCGCACGAGTGGAACTATATTACATCCTGGGAAGGCGCGGAGCAAAGTTTTCAAGCCTTTCATCAACAAGCGTGTTTTGTGGGCCACTCGCATTCGCCGCTGGTGGTGGGGCGCAACGAGCATGGCGCGATGCAGTTGCACCAAAGTTATCCCATTTCGTTCGAGAACAATCATCGTTATCTCATCAATATCGGCAGCGTGGGGCAGCCGCGCGATTCCAATCCCGCAGCGGCGTTTGGCATTCTCGACACGGCAAAACAGGAATACACGCTGATGCGGGCAATGTACAATGTCGTCAAAACGCAGAAAAAAATCCGTGAAGCGGGTTTGCCGGGCTTCCTGGCTGACCGCCTGGCGGAAGGCAGATGACGGCAACCGACAGCCCGTGTGAAATGTAAGATCAAGCA encodes:
- a CDS encoding metallophosphoesterase, whose protein sequence is ALETVLAELNNLQVDAILCLGDVVGYGPDPDECVKLVQAHTTVCLMGNHDEASLGDTDLSFFNYVAREAIEWTSEHLNPDSKRFLRQLPYTYELDNHLFVHASPHEPHEWNYITSWEGAEQSFQAFHQQACFVGHSHSPLVVGRNEHGAMQLHQSYPISFENNHRYLINIGSVGQPRDSNPAAAFGILDTAKQEYTLMRAMYNVVKTQKKIREAGLPGFLADRLAEGR